The region GCCACTTCGCAACGTGACGACGGCTTCGTATCCCGCTCGACATGCCGCGCGTGCGGGACGGTGCACACACAGCGTTACCGGTAGCCTGCGTAGGTAGAACCTGTGAGCAGTAGGCCCACGCGACAGCCCACAAACCCGGAAGTGAATCTTGAGCGGATTCGGCAGTGCCCTGCGGCGGCTCCGGAATGAGCGCGGTCTCTCGCTCCGTGGCTTGTCCATGCTGGTCAACTACGACTTCGGGTACCTGGGCCAGCTTGAGCGAGGTGAGCGTTCACCGACGTCCAAGGTCGCCAACGCCTGCGACAAGGCACTTGATGCCAACGGCATCCTTATAGACGAGTACGAGCGAGCGGCGTTAGATGACGGCATGCAACGCCGCACGGTTCTCCGGGCGCTCAGCGCCCTCGCAGTTGGGACAGGCCCGCCTCTCGTCGGCTTGGAGGCGCTTCGCCAGGGGCTCGGTCATGCGGTCGATGGCGAGGACCACGACGAGTGGCAGCAGATCGCGCTCGACTATGGCCGTGCCTACTACCTCACGCCACCCGACGTGCTGATGGAGCAGGTCACCGCCGATCTCGCTGTGCTGCAAGCGGTCATGGCCGAGAGCAGCAGTCGGCAGAAGACCGGCCTATTACGAGCTGCCGCCCAGCTCTCGGTGATCGTCGCGATGACCTTGACCGCGACCGGCCGACTGCACATGGCTCGACGTTGGTGGTCAACGGCCCGGCGAGCCGCCGACGAGTCGCGCTGTGTGGACACGCAGGTGTTGGCGCGGGCCTGGGACGTGACAAACGGCTGCTACGACGGACGTCCACTGTCCCAAGTAATCGAACGCTCGGACGAGGCCATTGCGCTCGCCGGCAACCGAGCATCGGCAGGATCGGCCGGACTGTACGCCGGACGTGCACAGGCACTCGCCTTAGCTGGTCGTCACGACGAAGCCCTGACGGCAGTACGTCAGGTCGCGGAGATCACGGCGAGGCTCCCTTCAGAGATCACCAACGACGCTGCGTCGCTTTGGGCCTGGCCCGAACACCGGCTCCGCCACACGGAGTCGTACGTCGCCACCCACACCGGCAACCTTGCCGACGCCGATGCAGCGCAGGACCGCGCGCTCGTCCTCTACCCGGAATGCCAAGCCCGACTCAGGACACAGGTCTCCCTGCACCGAGCATCGTGCTTGATTCAAAAGGGGCATGTCGGGGAGGGCCTTCGCTTCGCCGCCGACCTGCTGGATGAGCTACCCGTGGAGCAACACAACAAGCTGCTGTACGAGGTGGCTCGACATGTAATGGCAGTCGTACCGACGGCTGAACGTCGACGTATCGAACTCGGCGACCTGGCAGCCCGACTGCCGATCACCTCTATCGCCTGAGGGGGTTGCCGATGTCCATCTCCTACAAACGGCTCACCGGCTCATCATCAGCCCCTTGGGTTGCCCGGCTGGTCGACCTGTACGCCGTCGTATATGCCGAGGCTCCGTATGAGGAAGGGCCCGAGGAGGTAGAGGGCTTCCGGGTCAAGCTTCCAGAGGACATGTTCCGCCCCGGCTTCGAGTTGGTAATCGCGACCGATGACGATGCCCTGCTTGGATTTGCATATGGATGGACGATGCCGGCGGGTACGTGGTGGTCCAAGGCCGACCGCGAGCCGCCGCCTGTCCTAAAGGCCGCTGACAAGCTTGCGATCATGGAGTGGATCGTTCAGCCAGATAGACGGGGTCAGGGGATTGGCGCGCAGTTGATCCGTTGGCTGATCGACGGACGATCAGAGCCATGGGCAACCTTGGCATCTGACTCGCGCTCGGCTGCCCGAGCCATATATGAGCGTGCGGGCTGGAGCGGTGTCGGTAAGGCTGTGCTTTCGTGGGGCCCGACCATGGATCTATTGGTGCTTCCGCTATCCTCGATCGAGCGCAAATCAATCGCGCATCGATGACCGCCTTTCAAATTGAGTCTCCGTAGAGGTGGCGAAAGCTCGGGCGTGACTTTTTGTACTTGAACAACTACTTGCGATGAAGCGTTCAATGATTGGATGTCATTCAGAGATGGCCCGACCTCCGCTGAGGCTATTTGAATGACGATCGCATTGACTTGATAAGTCGTTACGTAGTAGACATATTCCGAAGTTTGGGGCGAATCCGTCCGTTTCAAGAGATAATTTATGTCGATGCAACATCTTGATTCATCCACCTACAATCGGTCAGGTGGAAGCTTTTACGGAAATCATCGACTGGTTCAACGCGGGACGGACCTCGGTAGTGATCTCGATGGCTGCCCTGGCTGGGGTTGTCTACTCGGCGCAGTCAGCCCGAGCGGCCAAGGCGCAGACAGTCTCATCAGACAAGGCGGCGGTTGCCGCGCAAGAGCAGGCAGAGATGGCGCGGCAACAGGCTCAGATGGCGCATGAGCAGGTGGATCTAGGACGCCGACAAATCGATCTATTGCTGCGGCAGATCGAACAAGCGGAGCGGATGGAAGCTGCGAATCGGCTCGCGCGCCGCGAAGCTCTGGAACCGGTAGTCATTGTGGATATCGCACCAGGCGCGAACGATCCTGGCGTCTTCGTCTTGACGATTGCTAATATCGGTTCCACGATTGCTAGGAACGTTCAGATAAAGGCGCCTGAGGAGATGCTCCGCTCGGACGGCACGAAGATGCACGAGTGGACCGTGTTCACTGAAGGTATTCAGACGATGCCTCCCGGACATAGGATGCAGTTCTTCTTTGACGTCAGTTTCCAGCCGTTCAAAGGCAACTCTCCACTGAAATGCGAGTTCGTGGTGGACTGCGAGGGTCCGTTCGGTCCAGTGCAGCAAGCTACCTACGTGGTTGACTTGACTCCTTACAAGGGCGCTTGGGCGGCGCCGACGACTCTCTATTCTGTGGTGAGGCAACTGGAGAACGTAACCGATGCAATAAAAGCGACAGGAAAGATCATAGAACGGGAGCGGACTGCCGAACCGAAGTTGCTTGAGCGGTCGCTGGTCGAAACGAGCCAGGTAGACGACGAATACGCGACGTGGAAGGCGGCAGACTGAGAGCTTCTGGCAACCCTCGATGTGTGTCTACAGATTCGCGAGCAGGTGGCGAAGCGGTCACTTGGCAGAGCTATGTGGCTTATACTAAATTCTCTACTGCTCCGCGTCGGCGTTAAGACAAAAACCGATCTTCATCCATGCGAGGGTCTGGATCGAATCTTTGCCGCAAAGCATCGCGAATCGCGGAATCGGTTAGAGTTTGGTCTAGTCGATCGAGCGCCTCATTTAGGTCCGTACATTGGCGCTGTGAAAGATAAAACTGGTGATCGCGGAGTGCTTGCAGCACGAATCCAAGGTCATTTAGGTCTGGCGTGGATACATCGGCGTTCCGAATCAGGCGAGCGACCAGGTGTTTTATGAGGGCTTGTTC is a window of Micromonospora sp. NBC_01699 DNA encoding:
- a CDS encoding helix-turn-helix domain-containing protein; translation: MSGFGSALRRLRNERGLSLRGLSMLVNYDFGYLGQLERGERSPTSKVANACDKALDANGILIDEYERAALDDGMQRRTVLRALSALAVGTGPPLVGLEALRQGLGHAVDGEDHDEWQQIALDYGRAYYLTPPDVLMEQVTADLAVLQAVMAESSSRQKTGLLRAAAQLSVIVAMTLTATGRLHMARRWWSTARRAADESRCVDTQVLARAWDVTNGCYDGRPLSQVIERSDEAIALAGNRASAGSAGLYAGRAQALALAGRHDEALTAVRQVAEITARLPSEITNDAASLWAWPEHRLRHTESYVATHTGNLADADAAQDRALVLYPECQARLRTQVSLHRASCLIQKGHVGEGLRFAADLLDELPVEQHNKLLYEVARHVMAVVPTAERRRIELGDLAARLPITSIA
- a CDS encoding GNAT family N-acetyltransferase, translating into MSISYKRLTGSSSAPWVARLVDLYAVVYAEAPYEEGPEEVEGFRVKLPEDMFRPGFELVIATDDDALLGFAYGWTMPAGTWWSKADREPPPVLKAADKLAIMEWIVQPDRRGQGIGAQLIRWLIDGRSEPWATLASDSRSAARAIYERAGWSGVGKAVLSWGPTMDLLVLPLSSIERKSIAHR